In Fluviicola taffensis DSM 16823, the following are encoded in one genomic region:
- a CDS encoding efflux RND transporter periplasmic adaptor subunit — protein sequence MKRVITIIIVAVVLVGLVVFKLMSNKKEVQAKIFINDVNAAVLVKTGAPVDHSFESSLSFLGSFDPARQNVVGSDANGKVVSIRFEEGDQVGQGKLLAKVDDEMLQLQLEGADVGLEGQKNDDRRYSNLERENAVSGVQVEKTKLGVRSSELQKKQIQKQIKSTSITAPYSGVITKKMVDLGSFVGQGTPLFELTDISSLKLTVNVPERDVLKFKLGQAVAIRADIYGVREFPGKISNISVVADKAHNFKVQITVPNPKRELMAGMYGSVRLKNNESVTRLSVPRLALVGSSKNPQVYVVRNKVAYLTTFTAGTSDGDYIEVVSGIKKGDVIVVKGQVNLQDKTNVKTN from the coding sequence ATGAAAAGAGTTATCACAATTATCATAGTAGCTGTAGTTCTAGTTGGACTTGTAGTTTTTAAATTGATGTCAAACAAAAAAGAAGTTCAAGCTAAAATTTTCATCAATGATGTGAATGCTGCTGTTCTTGTAAAAACAGGAGCTCCAGTTGACCATTCATTTGAAAGTTCATTATCGTTTTTGGGATCGTTTGACCCAGCACGTCAAAATGTAGTTGGATCTGATGCAAACGGGAAAGTAGTTTCGATTCGATTTGAAGAAGGCGATCAGGTAGGTCAAGGAAAGTTATTGGCTAAAGTAGATGATGAGATGCTACAATTACAATTAGAAGGTGCAGATGTTGGTTTAGAAGGTCAGAAAAATGACGATAGACGTTATTCAAATCTTGAAAGGGAAAATGCAGTTTCAGGTGTACAAGTTGAAAAAACAAAATTGGGTGTTCGTTCAAGTGAATTGCAAAAGAAACAAATTCAAAAACAAATCAAAAGCACATCCATTACGGCTCCTTACTCAGGCGTTATCACCAAAAAAATGGTTGATTTAGGATCTTTCGTTGGACAAGGAACACCATTGTTTGAGTTAACAGATATTTCAAGCTTGAAATTGACTGTAAATGTTCCAGAAAGAGATGTGTTAAAATTCAAATTGGGTCAAGCAGTTGCTATTCGTGCAGATATTTATGGAGTGCGAGAATTCCCTGGTAAGATAAGTAATATCTCCGTTGTAGCTGATAAAGCACACAATTTCAAAGTACAAATTACAGTACCTAATCCAAAAAGAGAATTGATGGCAGGAATGTACGGTTCAGTTCGTTTGAAAAACAACGAAAGTGTTACAAGACTTTCCGTTCCTCGTTTGGCTTTGGTTGGATCATCTAAAAATCCACAAGTATATGTTGTTCGCAATAAGGTTGCTTATTTGACAACTTTCACTGCTGGAACTTCAGATGGAGATTACATTGAAGTAGTTAGTGGAATTAAAAAAGGAGATGTCATCGTTGTTAAAGGACAAGTGAATCTTCAAGACAAGACAAATGTTAAAACCAATTAA
- a CDS encoding TolC family protein has protein sequence MRNGLLGVLLVLGVGSNASAQVLDLETCLKMADTANLSIVNSRLDVTMNKSQISSYLTARYPKIVANADYRYNAIIQGQLLPGEIFGGAPGTYQAVKFGVPFVFSNSIQLQQILFNPQINYGISTLKIQQEVLEIQQKITERDSKTQVANTFFNLQAINKQIGFVDSNLVNIDRLIGNMEAMERQKLIVKTEVDKLRINRLNSVNGKQTLLANKDQLEMLLKILIGLPEDQKITLASDDLVEKSILVDGNTINYPEMELIGAQIRMNEEEKKGNNMAYLPSLSFVAGYNYTYNMKPEDKVRQGIPSAFLGIRLDWTLFDGLEKYYKQKVTKISHMKLENQEELLNQQLHMQTENAKRQIEIQVNSLGIAQEQLKLSQSVYKQTELQYNEGTVDSNDLVKASTDLQQSQTNLVVAYVQLRQAELEYLKNIGNIK, from the coding sequence ATGAGAAATGGTTTATTAGGTGTGCTCTTGGTTTTAGGAGTTGGAAGTAATGCTTCTGCTCAAGTACTAGACTTAGAAACATGTTTGAAAATGGCGGATACTGCCAATTTATCCATTGTTAACTCCCGTTTGGACGTAACGATGAATAAAAGTCAGATTTCGTCTTATTTAACTGCGCGTTACCCAAAGATTGTAGCGAATGCTGATTACAGGTACAACGCGATTATCCAGGGGCAGTTATTGCCTGGTGAGATTTTTGGAGGGGCTCCAGGAACTTACCAAGCAGTGAAATTTGGTGTTCCATTCGTTTTTAGTAACTCTATCCAGTTGCAGCAAATTCTGTTCAATCCGCAGATTAATTATGGAATTAGCACCTTGAAAATCCAGCAGGAAGTCCTTGAGATTCAACAAAAAATTACGGAGCGCGATAGCAAGACTCAGGTTGCAAACACCTTTTTCAACCTTCAAGCAATCAATAAACAGATTGGATTTGTGGATTCTAATTTGGTGAACATTGATCGCCTAATTGGAAATATGGAGGCAATGGAGCGTCAGAAATTAATCGTTAAAACAGAAGTAGATAAACTTCGTATCAACCGTTTGAACTCGGTAAATGGAAAGCAAACACTTTTGGCAAACAAGGATCAATTGGAAATGCTTTTGAAAATTTTGATCGGATTACCGGAAGATCAGAAAATCACATTGGCATCTGATGATTTGGTTGAGAAATCCATTTTGGTAGATGGAAATACAATCAACTACCCAGAAATGGAATTGATTGGAGCACAAATCCGCATGAATGAAGAAGAGAAAAAAGGGAATAATATGGCGTACTTACCATCTCTGTCTTTTGTTGCTGGTTATAATTATACATACAATATGAAACCTGAAGATAAGGTGCGCCAAGGAATTCCTTCCGCATTTTTAGGAATTCGTTTGGATTGGACTTTGTTTGATGGTTTGGAAAAATACTACAAACAAAAAGTAACCAAGATTTCACACATGAAATTGGAAAATCAGGAAGAGTTGTTAAATCAACAATTGCATATGCAGACAGAAAATGCAAAACGCCAAATTGAAATTCAGGTAAATTCATTGGGAATTGCTCAGGAACAATTAAAGCTTTCCCAAAGTGTTTACAAACAAACCGAACTTCAATATAACGAGGGAACAGTGGATTCTAACGATCTTGTGAAAGCAAGTACGGATTTGCAGCAGTCTCAAACAAACCTAGTTGTGGCATATGTGCAGTTACGTCAGGCAGAATTGGAGTATTTGAAGAATATAGGAAATATTAAATAA
- a CDS encoding TetR/AcrR family transcriptional regulator: protein MSKERSTEVKIREAAKNVFIAKGFDGCTSREIAKEAGMNVALVNYYFCSKKQLFTLVFEAAMEDFMFSTVEVFKTDLSLEAKLRIFIEREYEFLTLHPDIPRFILSELSRGDKCEFDHAKILEKIGSTGVFEELLEAQEKGIIRKMDLTNIMLLIMSNCHYPFMAKPLMKYLNSLTDDESQERLMLQKQYVTEMIIGYLFIPNTNK, encoded by the coding sequence ATGAGCAAAGAACGATCAACAGAAGTGAAAATCCGAGAAGCTGCAAAGAATGTCTTTATAGCGAAGGGTTTTGATGGCTGTACTTCTCGAGAGATTGCGAAAGAGGCAGGAATGAATGTTGCACTTGTAAACTATTACTTTTGCTCCAAAAAACAGCTTTTCACATTGGTTTTTGAAGCTGCGATGGAAGATTTTATGTTTTCTACCGTTGAAGTGTTCAAAACAGACCTCAGTTTAGAAGCGAAATTGCGTATTTTCATTGAAAGAGAATACGAGTTCTTAACTCTTCATCCAGATATTCCACGCTTTATTTTATCCGAGCTTTCTCGTGGAGATAAGTGTGAGTTTGATCATGCTAAAATTCTTGAGAAGATTGGTTCAACAGGAGTTTTTGAAGAATTGTTGGAAGCTCAAGAAAAAGGAATTATTCGTAAAATGGATTTGACAAATATTATGCTACTGATTATGTCTAATTGTCATTACCCATTTATGGCCAAGCCTTTAATGAAATATTTAAACAGTTTGACAGACGATGAATCCCAGGAGCGATTGATGCTTCAAAAACAGTACGTTACGGAAATGATCATCGGATATTTATTTATCCCAAATACAAATAAATAA
- a CDS encoding DMT family transporter, producing MIKGILYIILSGIAFFIINFFVKMLGNPDNAIIPDLQKYPAHELVFFRSLVSFAISATIIKYKGLSLLGNNRRWLLLRGIAGMVALTLFFFTLHKLPLAIASTLQYLSPIFTVLIASRLFHEKVSKIQYLSSVLAFLGVVFIGFNGIFNGLENQKLDLVWMILGVVSAILSGVAYNAISKLKDTEETINIVIYFPMLALPLTGIWCLFDFTFPHGIEWIILLAIGVLTQIAQVTMTRAFLSTNTAIVAPFQYIGAIYALISGWFVFNEKLATASILGVCLVLLGVIIGTVFRAKIKEKKLITALTNEQQA from the coding sequence ATGATAAAAGGGATTCTCTACATTATTCTATCTGGAATAGCTTTTTTTATTATCAATTTCTTCGTGAAAATGCTAGGAAATCCTGACAATGCAATCATTCCTGATCTTCAAAAATACCCAGCACACGAACTTGTTTTTTTTAGAAGCCTCGTTTCTTTTGCAATTAGTGCAACAATCATCAAGTACAAAGGGCTCTCCTTACTTGGAAACAACCGAAGATGGCTTCTTTTAAGAGGAATCGCTGGAATGGTAGCTTTAACATTATTCTTTTTCACCTTACACAAACTACCATTAGCAATTGCCTCTACGTTACAATACCTGTCTCCTATTTTCACCGTGCTGATCGCCTCTCGTCTCTTTCATGAAAAAGTTAGTAAAATTCAATATCTCAGTAGTGTCTTAGCTTTTCTAGGGGTTGTTTTTATTGGTTTTAATGGAATTTTCAATGGTTTGGAGAATCAAAAACTAGATTTGGTTTGGATGATTCTTGGAGTCGTTTCGGCTATTTTATCTGGAGTTGCATACAATGCCATTTCAAAACTAAAAGACACCGAAGAAACAATCAATATCGTCATTTATTTCCCTATGCTAGCCTTGCCATTAACAGGAATTTGGTGTCTTTTTGACTTCACATTTCCCCATGGAATAGAATGGATCATTTTACTGGCCATTGGAGTACTCACACAAATTGCTCAAGTAACGATGACACGAGCTTTCCTTTCTACAAACACCGCAATTGTAGCTCCTTTTCAATATATAGGAGCGATTTACGCACTCATTTCGGGATGGTTTGTTTTTAATGAGAAATTAGCTACCGCTTCAATCCTTGGAGTATGTTTAGTTCTTTTGGGAGTAATCATTGGAACTGTTTTCAGAGCAAAAATCAAAGAGAAAAAGCTGATAACCGCTCTGACAAATGAACAACAAGCATAA
- a CDS encoding DUF58 domain-containing protein: MSKIQKDQLAQFGNLELLAKQVVEGFITGMHKSPFHGFSVEFAEHRLYNPGESTRHIDWKLYGRSEKMFTKKYEEETNLRCQMVIDVSSSMYYSGKNELSKLDFSVLAAASLSELLKRQRDAVGLSLFHNNLFLHTPAKSSPAHHRFLLHEMEKQLHEYQAVDSKTTETISCLHDVAELCHKRSLIVIFTDLLDDPSKLDEFMQSIQHMKHNKHEVVLFHVMDKATEIDFDLGHNPINLIDMETGEKMKLQPSEIKEKYTTEINRYFNEVNLKCTQYNVDFYTVDIKDSIQDVLVKYLLKRQKLY, from the coding sequence ATGTCCAAAATACAAAAAGATCAACTAGCTCAATTTGGCAATTTAGAATTGCTTGCCAAACAAGTTGTAGAAGGTTTCATCACTGGAATGCATAAAAGCCCATTCCATGGCTTCTCCGTGGAATTTGCAGAACATCGTTTATATAATCCTGGGGAATCTACACGACACATCGATTGGAAATTGTATGGCCGATCTGAAAAAATGTTCACTAAAAAATATGAAGAAGAAACCAACCTAAGATGTCAAATGGTTATTGATGTTTCTTCATCCATGTACTACAGCGGAAAAAATGAATTGTCTAAATTAGATTTTTCGGTTCTTGCTGCGGCATCTTTATCTGAATTATTAAAAAGACAACGCGATGCCGTCGGACTTTCACTCTTTCACAATAATCTGTTTTTGCATACTCCAGCAAAATCATCTCCGGCCCATCATAGATTCTTGTTACATGAAATGGAAAAGCAACTGCACGAATACCAAGCGGTTGATTCTAAAACAACAGAAACTATTTCCTGTTTGCACGACGTAGCGGAATTATGTCACAAGAGAAGTTTAATCGTCATTTTCACCGATTTATTGGATGACCCTTCCAAATTGGATGAGTTTATGCAAAGTATTCAGCACATGAAACACAACAAACACGAGGTGGTTTTATTTCACGTGATGGACAAAGCAACGGAAATAGATTTTGATTTAGGACACAATCCTATCAATTTGATTGATATGGAAACTGGAGAAAAAATGAAATTACAACCTTCAGAAATCAAGGAAAAATACACAACTGAAATCAATCGTTACTTCAATGAAGTGAATTTAAAGTGCACACAATACAACGTTGATTTCTATACAGTCGATATCAAAGACTCCATTCAGGATGTATTGGTGAAATATTTATTGAAACGACAGAAACTTTACTAA
- a CDS encoding DUF4301 family protein → MLMLKTTIELQLERLRAPQPSLNLVSACRIQEGIIALSDDKIVELAQSFYRSNKKISFFIPASGSGSRMFHFLFEFLEAPNESNSGYVERFLTHIEDFAFFHQFPLAIQKALRDRSMDLDAFVSFILNNKGYGLAHLPKGLIPFHKNGPFLLCPIQEHVVQGQLINQNSCSFHFTIQPKFQEYIQRQLEFLEGMTSRKFEVDFSVQNSATNAIAFDENFQPITNPEGDYLTRPAGHGALLENFKSVDSDLIFIKNIDNIQHFNHSSTSIQTQQMLGGLFLEVQGEITNLVTNFSDEGWSHFNKNYQLFHESVNELSNSDKLELLHRPLRICGMVQNEGQPGGGPFWVENNGEVTKQIVEKAQINPKSDQVRVMIQSSHFNPVIMVCQGRNVDGTSIDLDVFKDENAYFKVSKSHKGQSINFVELPGLWNGSMAKWNTVFVEIPSETFSPVKSILDLLDKAHQPT, encoded by the coding sequence ATGCTTATGCTGAAAACAACTATAGAATTACAACTAGAACGTTTAAGAGCTCCTCAGCCATCGTTGAATCTGGTGTCTGCGTGTAGAATTCAAGAAGGAATCATTGCTCTAAGTGATGACAAAATCGTTGAATTGGCTCAGTCATTTTATCGTTCGAATAAGAAAATTTCATTTTTCATTCCAGCTTCTGGTTCGGGTTCTCGAATGTTTCATTTTTTGTTTGAGTTCTTAGAAGCTCCCAATGAAAGCAATAGTGGGTATGTGGAGCGATTTTTAACTCACATTGAGGATTTTGCATTTTTTCATCAGTTTCCGCTTGCTATTCAAAAGGCATTGAGAGATCGTAGTATGGATTTGGATGCGTTTGTTTCTTTCATTTTGAATAATAAAGGATATGGGTTGGCGCATTTACCAAAAGGCTTGATTCCTTTTCATAAAAACGGCCCATTTTTGCTATGTCCGATTCAAGAACATGTTGTTCAAGGTCAGTTGATTAATCAAAATTCCTGTTCGTTTCATTTTACGATTCAACCGAAGTTTCAAGAGTATATTCAGAGGCAATTGGAATTTTTAGAAGGAATGACTTCACGTAAGTTTGAGGTTGATTTTTCGGTGCAAAACAGTGCTACGAATGCCATTGCATTTGATGAGAATTTCCAACCAATTACAAATCCAGAAGGCGATTATTTGACTCGTCCAGCTGGACATGGAGCTTTATTGGAAAATTTTAAAAGTGTAGATTCTGATCTTATTTTTATTAAGAATATTGATAATATTCAGCATTTTAATCATTCTTCAACATCCATTCAAACTCAGCAAATGTTGGGAGGGCTATTTTTAGAGGTTCAGGGAGAGATTACTAATTTAGTGACCAATTTTTCGGATGAAGGATGGAGTCATTTCAATAAGAATTATCAACTTTTTCACGAGTCTGTGAATGAGTTGTCAAACAGCGATAAATTGGAATTGTTGCATCGTCCTTTGCGTATTTGTGGAATGGTACAAAATGAAGGACAACCCGGTGGCGGACCTTTTTGGGTGGAAAATAACGGTGAGGTCACCAAGCAAATAGTTGAAAAAGCTCAGATAAATCCAAAAAGTGATCAAGTACGTGTCATGATTCAATCGTCCCATTTTAATCCTGTGATTATGGTGTGTCAGGGAAGAAATGTAGATGGTACTTCGATTGATTTAGATGTTTTCAAAGATGAAAATGCGTATTTCAAAGTAAGTAAATCACATAAAGGTCAATCCATTAATTTTGTGGAGCTTCCAGGACTTTGGAATGGCTCTATGGCGAAATGGAATACGGTTTTTGTTGAAATACCAAGTGAAACGTTTAGTCCCGTAAAATCAATTTTGGATTTGTTGGATAAAGCGCATCAACCAACATAA
- a CDS encoding O-methyltransferase produces the protein MDKNFLNSRKNWLQKAKKDREQFKITDLGAGSKQMGKTRSVSELAKKASSAGIYGEILWKIAHHYQPKLLLELGTSIGTGSIHLKSGNPNSHLITVEGCDRILLKASQQFDTWNLTGITTICASFDEFVKLPCIGGTYDLIFLDGNHSGEATLRYIDMLFQHTDHNTAFILDDIRWSDGMWNCWNQLVNDDRFHVSIDLGRMGILWRRDEQTKEHFTIRPKIFKNRFF, from the coding sequence GTGGATAAAAATTTTCTCAATTCAAGAAAAAATTGGTTGCAGAAAGCCAAAAAGGACCGCGAACAATTTAAAATCACCGACTTAGGAGCTGGATCGAAGCAAATGGGGAAAACCAGATCAGTTTCTGAGTTAGCTAAAAAAGCAAGTAGTGCTGGGATATATGGTGAAATTCTTTGGAAAATAGCACATCACTATCAACCGAAACTCTTATTGGAGCTTGGAACTTCCATTGGAACTGGCTCCATTCATTTAAAATCAGGAAATCCCAATTCACATCTAATAACTGTTGAGGGTTGCGACCGTATTTTATTGAAAGCATCCCAACAATTTGACACATGGAACCTGACTGGAATTACAACAATCTGCGCTTCCTTTGATGAGTTTGTAAAGCTTCCCTGCATTGGAGGAACCTACGATCTTATTTTCTTGGATGGAAATCATTCCGGAGAAGCCACATTAAGATATATTGATATGCTATTCCAACATACAGATCACAATACGGCCTTTATTTTGGACGATATTCGTTGGAGTGATGGTATGTGGAATTGCTGGAATCAATTGGTGAATGACGACCGTTTTCATGTGTCAATTGATTTAGGTCGTATGGGAATTCTTTGGCGACGAGATGAGCAAACAAAAGAACATTTTACTATTCGTCCGAAGATTTTTAAGAATCGATTTTTTTAA
- a CDS encoding cytochrome c class I, with the protein MKKSLLAIGFIAILVACGTAKNSTAKVEAMPSQSDVDRVASKFPGYTLEELNDGKKLFEANCALCHRLKKPTSEPESEWKTIVPRMVVKVNKKLGSTVVDASGEEKILRYLITMGSVPK; encoded by the coding sequence ATGAAAAAAAGCCTATTAGCAATCGGTTTCATAGCAATTTTAGTTGCTTGTGGAACAGCAAAAAATTCAACAGCTAAAGTGGAGGCTATGCCTTCTCAATCTGATGTAGATAGAGTTGCATCTAAATTCCCAGGATATACCCTAGAGGAATTGAATGATGGAAAGAAATTATTCGAAGCAAATTGCGCCCTTTGTCATCGTTTGAAAAAACCAACTTCCGAACCAGAGTCTGAGTGGAAAACAATTGTTCCAAGAATGGTGGTGAAAGTCAATAAAAAGTTGGGTAGCACCGTTGTTGACGCAAGTGGAGAAGAGAAAATACTTCGTTATTTGATTACGATGGGATCTGTTCCTAAATAA
- a CDS encoding cob(I)yrinic acid a,c-diamide adenosyltransferase yields MKVYTKKGDGGTTGLIGGTRLPKHHIRIESYGTVDELNSYIGLLRDLINEESKSLILIEIQDRLFTIGSQLAADPVKSKMTLPELFESDITFLENHIDGMETELPPMKFFVLPGGNAIVSQCHIARCICRRAERLVSQLSESETVSPLISAYMNRLSDYLFVLSRKLAHELNAIETPWKPRTH; encoded by the coding sequence ATGAAAGTTTACACGAAAAAAGGAGACGGTGGAACTACCGGTTTAATTGGAGGAACAAGACTTCCAAAACACCACATTCGAATAGAAAGTTACGGAACTGTTGACGAACTGAATAGTTATATTGGATTACTTCGTGACTTAATAAACGAGGAATCGAAGAGTCTTATTTTGATTGAGATTCAAGATCGTTTATTTACGATTGGATCACAGTTAGCAGCAGATCCTGTTAAATCGAAAATGACTTTGCCTGAACTCTTTGAAAGTGATATTACTTTTTTAGAGAATCACATTGATGGAATGGAGACTGAACTTCCTCCGATGAAATTTTTCGTACTTCCTGGAGGAAATGCAATTGTATCTCAATGCCATATCGCACGTTGCATTTGTAGAAGGGCGGAACGATTGGTATCACAATTAAGTGAATCGGAAACTGTTAGTCCCCTGATTAGCGCATACATGAATCGATTAAGTGATTACCTATTCGTACTATCTCGAAAATTGGCTCACGAATTGAATGCTATTGAGACTCCTTGGAAACCAAGAACACACTGA
- a CDS encoding DUF2795 domain-containing protein produces the protein MYWTLELASYLEDAPWPATKDELIDFAIRAGAPLEVVENLQDLEDEGDVYESIEEIWPDYPSKDDFLFNEDEY, from the coding sequence ATGTACTGGACATTAGAACTAGCATCGTACTTAGAAGACGCACCTTGGCCGGCAACAAAGGACGAGTTAATTGACTTCGCTATTCGTGCAGGTGCACCATTAGAAGTAGTTGAGAACTTACAAGATTTAGAAGACGAAGGCGATGTGTATGAAAGCATCGAAGAAATTTGGCCTGATTATCCGTCTAAGGATGACTTCTTATTTAACGAAGACGAATATTAA
- a CDS encoding efflux RND transporter periplasmic adaptor subunit, which translates to MKRVLILMGLCVSLINTSCQDKKEEKEVLSKLLVTSPLMKDTTIIKDYVSQIHAIQHIEIRALEKGYLQKIFVDEGQMVKKGQIMFQIMPMMYEAEMHKSQAEADFAKTEYLNAKLLADSNIISKNQLALVRAKYDKAKAELSLSQVRLGFTQIKAPFDGIMDRFQVRLGSLVDEGDLLTTLSDNSKLWVYFNVPEAEYLNFKTVDQSDNMKNVRLLMANNELYENPGVVETIEADFNNETGNIAFRATFPNPKGLLRHGETGSIQMVVPLKHALIIPQKATYEILEKKYVFVVDKNSVVHTREIQIRSEMPDLYVIKGGLKPEEKILLEGIRKVKDGDKITYKYQEPNSVISNLKVYTE; encoded by the coding sequence ATGAAGAGAGTTCTCATTCTCATGGGCCTGTGTGTTTCCCTAATCAACACAAGTTGCCAAGATAAAAAAGAAGAAAAAGAAGTGTTAAGCAAATTATTAGTCACTAGTCCATTGATGAAAGACACCACAATCATCAAAGATTACGTGAGTCAAATTCATGCTATTCAACATATTGAAATCAGAGCCTTAGAAAAAGGATACTTGCAAAAAATATTCGTAGACGAAGGTCAAATGGTGAAAAAAGGACAAATCATGTTCCAAATTATGCCTATGATGTATGAAGCTGAAATGCACAAATCTCAAGCAGAGGCAGACTTTGCAAAAACAGAATATTTGAATGCTAAATTACTAGCTGACAGCAACATCATTTCAAAAAACCAACTTGCATTAGTTAGAGCCAAATATGATAAAGCAAAAGCTGAATTATCTCTATCTCAAGTTCGCTTAGGGTTTACCCAAATCAAAGCCCCATTTGATGGCATTATGGACCGTTTCCAAGTGCGATTAGGTAGTCTTGTTGATGAAGGTGATTTATTAACAACACTTTCTGACAATAGTAAGTTATGGGTTTACTTCAATGTTCCAGAAGCTGAATATTTAAATTTCAAAACCGTGGATCAAAGTGACAACATGAAAAATGTACGCTTATTGATGGCTAACAACGAACTTTATGAAAATCCTGGGGTGGTTGAAACCATTGAAGCTGATTTCAATAATGAAACAGGAAATATCGCCTTTAGAGCTACATTTCCGAATCCAAAAGGATTGTTGAGACATGGTGAAACTGGAAGTATTCAAATGGTGGTTCCATTGAAACACGCATTAATTATTCCTCAAAAAGCAACGTATGAAATTCTTGAAAAGAAATATGTCTTTGTTGTAGATAAAAACAGTGTTGTCCATACGCGAGAAATTCAAATTCGTTCTGAAATGCCTGATTTATACGTAATCAAAGGCGGATTGAAACCTGAAGAGAAAATCCTTCTGGAAGGTATTCGTAAAGTAAAAGATGGAGACAAAATTACTTACAAGTACCAAGAACCTAATTCCGTAATTTCTAATCTGAAAGTTTACACCGAGTAA